In one Molothrus aeneus isolate 106 chromosome 8, BPBGC_Maene_1.0, whole genome shotgun sequence genomic region, the following are encoded:
- the TUBGCP2 gene encoding gamma-tubulin complex component 2 isoform X2, translating to MSEFRIHHDVNELLSLLRVHGGEGAEVYIELLQKNRTPYVTTNVSAHSAKVKIAEFSRTPEDFLKKYDELKSKNTRHLDSLVYLLSKLTEDKETLHYLQQNAKERAELAANAATSSSSTNFSIPSSTSKMSLQELEELRKQLGSVTASSSAQQPLELTRKILRDKQNKKNSGQPIPVFPSWVYERPALIGDFLIGTSLSTDTTVPIGTLPLASQESMIVEDLLYVLIGVDGRYITAQALVGRQNRAFSLDPNLDLSIKELVTRILPVAASYSAVTRFIEEKSSFEYGQVNHALAAAMRTLIKEYMILITQLEHLQRQGLLSLQKLWFYIQPTMRTLEILASLATSVDKGECMGGSTLSLLHDKTFNYTGDSQAQELCLYLTKAASVPYFEILEKWIYRGIINDPYSEFMVEEHELQKEKIQEDYNDKYWDQRYTVVQQQIPSFLQKMADKILSTGKYLNVVRECGRDVTCPVAKEVIYTLKERAYVEQIEKAYNYASKVLLDFLMEEKELVAHLRSIKHYFLMDQGDFFVHFMDLTEEELKKPVDDIITTRLEALLELALRMSTANTDPFKDDLKIDLMPHDLITQLLRVLAIETKQEKAIISAEPTELTLSGLEAFSFDYIVKWPLSLIINRKALTRYQMLFRHMFYCKHVERQLCNVWISNKTAKQFSLHSAKWFAGAFTLRQRMLNFVQNIQYYMMFEVMEPTWHILEKNLKLRFTQSMKLDNEMERLTLEHGTMLGPPTEEERAEEAAKKKLTNKLLAEHADSLHLTSGFEATINKFDSNFSTHLLDLLDKLSVYSTNDCEHSMLNIIYRLDFNGFYTERLEHMSAERSRRAPPLLPRLAVPAQ from the exons atgAGCGAGTTCCGCATCCACCACGACGTGAACGAGCTGCTGAGCCTGCTGCGGGTGCACGGCGGCGAGGGCGCCGAGGTCTACATCGAGCTGCTGCAGAAGAACCGCACGCCCTACGTCACCACCAACGTCTCTGCCCACAGTGCCAAG GTGAAAATAGCAGAGTTTTCTCGAACTCCtgaagattttttaaagaagtatGATGAGCTGAAGTCTAAAAACACAAGACATCTGGATTCTTTAGTTTATCTGCTGTCCAAACTCACCGAAGACAAAGAG ACACTCCACTACCTGcaacaaaatgcaaaagaaagggCAGAACTGGCAGCAAatgcagccaccagcagcagcagcacgaaTTTTTCTATCCCCTCCTCCACTTCCAAGATgtctctgcaggagctggaggagctgcgcAAGCAGCTGGGCAGTGTCACGGCCAGCTCCAGTGCACAGCAG CCTCTCGAGCTTACACGAAAAATCCTCCGGGATAAGCAGAACAAGAAGAATTCTGGTCAGCCCATTCCAGTATTTCCATCCTGGGTGTATGAGAGACCTGCACTTATTGGGGATTTCTTAATTGGCACCAGCCTAAGCACTGACACAACAGTACCAATAG GCACTTTGCCACTGGCTTCCCAGGAATCCATGATTGTGGAGGACTTGCTGTACGTGCTGATTGGTGTGGATGGAAGGTACATCACAGCACAGGCCCTGGTGGGCAGGCAGAACAGAGCCTTCTCACTTGATCCAAACCTGGATTTGTCCATCAAGGAGTTGGTGACCAGGATTCTTCCTGTGGCTGCCAGTTACTCTGCTGTCACCAG GTTTATAGAGGAGAAGTCCTCCTTTGAGTATGGACAGGTAAATcatgctctggctgcagccatGAGGACTCTAATCAAGGAATACATGATATTAATTACCCAGCTGGAGCATCTTCAGAGGCAGGGCCTTCTGTCACTGCAGAAGCTGTGGTTTTACATCCAGCCCACAATGAGGACCCTGGAGATTCTGGCTTCACTGG ctACTTCTGTGGATAAGGGTGAGTGTATGGGAGGATCAACCCTGAGCTTGCTACATGACAAGACTTTCAATTacacaggggacagccaggcccaggagctgtgcctATATTTAACCAAGGCAGCCAGCGTGCCTTACTTTGAAATCCTGGAAAAGTGGATATATAGAGGCATCATTAATGATCCATACAG TGAGTTCATGGTGGAGGAGCACGAGCTGCAGAAGGAGAAGATTCAGGAGGACTATAATGACAAGTACTGGGATCAGAGGTACACTGTTGTCCAGCAGCAGATCCCCTCCTTCCTGCAGAAAATGGCTGACAAAATCCTAAGCACAG ggaaatatttaaatgttgtGAGGGAATGTGGGCGAGATGTCACCTGCCCTGTGGCCAAAGAGGTCATCTACACTTTAAAGGAGAGAGCCTATGTGgaacaaatagaaaaagcatATAACTATGCCAGCAAAGTTCTTCTGGACTTCCtgatggaggagaaggagctggtggCTCACCTAAG ATCTATAAAACACTATTTCCTGATGGATCAAGGGGACTTTTTTGTTCACTTCATGGATCTGACAGAGGAGGAACTGAAGAAGCCTGTGGATGACATCATAACAACGAGGCTGGAGGCTCTGCTGGAATTAGCCCTGAGAATGAGCACAGCCAACACTGATCCCTTCAAGGATGATTTAAAG ATTGACTTGATGCCCCATGACCTCATCACACAGCTGCTGAGGGTGTTGGCCATAGAAACAAAGCAGGAGAAAGCCATCATCagtgcagagcccacagagctCACCCTCAGTGGCCTGGAGGCCTTTTCCTTCGACTACATTGTGAAGTGGCCTCTGTCCCTCATCATAAACAG gAAAGCACTGACAAGGTACCAGATGCTTTTCAGACACATGTTCTACTGCAAGCACGTGGAAAGGCAGCTGTGCAATGTTTGGATCAGCAATAAGACAGCCAAGCAATTCTCCCTGCATTCAGCTAAGTG GTTTGCTGGTGCTTTCACACTGCGGCAGCGGATGCTGAATTTTGTGCAGAATATCCAGTATTACATGATGTTTGAAGTGATGGAGCCAACATGGCACATCCTGGAGAAGAACCTGAAGCTG AGGTTTACCCAGAGCATGAAGCTGGACAATGAGATGGAGAGGCTCACCCTGGAGCATGGCACCATGCTGGGCCCTCCCACCGAGGAGGAGCGTGCTGAGGAGGCTGCCAAGAAGAAGCTGACCAACAAG CTTTTAGCAGAGCATGCTGACAGCCTGCACCTCACATCTGGCTTTGAAGCCACCATCAACAAGTTTGACAGCAATTTCTCCACACATCTGCTGGACCTGCTGGACAAGCTGAGCGTGTACAGCACCAATGACTGCGAGCACAGCATGCTCAACATCATCTACAG
- the TUBGCP2 gene encoding gamma-tubulin complex component 2 isoform X1, whose protein sequence is MSEFRIHHDVNELLSLLRVHGGEGAEVYIELLQKNRTPYVTTNVSAHSAKVKIAEFSRTPEDFLKKYDELKSKNTRHLDSLVYLLSKLTEDKETLHYLQQNAKERAELAANAATSSSSTNFSIPSSTSKMSLQELEELRKQLGSVTASSSAQQPLELTRKILRDKQNKKNSGQPIPVFPSWVYERPALIGDFLIGTSLSTDTTVPIGTLPLASQESMIVEDLLYVLIGVDGRYITAQALVGRQNRAFSLDPNLDLSIKELVTRILPVAASYSAVTRFIEEKSSFEYGQVNHALAAAMRTLIKEYMILITQLEHLQRQGLLSLQKLWFYIQPTMRTLEILASLATSVDKGECMGGSTLSLLHDKTFNYTGDSQAQELCLYLTKAASVPYFEILEKWIYRGIINDPYSEFMVEEHELQKEKIQEDYNDKYWDQRYTVVQQQIPSFLQKMADKILSTGKYLNVVRECGRDVTCPVAKEVIYTLKERAYVEQIEKAYNYASKVLLDFLMEEKELVAHLRSIKHYFLMDQGDFFVHFMDLTEEELKKPVDDIITTRLEALLELALRMSTANTDPFKDDLKIDLMPHDLITQLLRVLAIETKQEKAIISAEPTELTLSGLEAFSFDYIVKWPLSLIINRKALTRYQMLFRHMFYCKHVERQLCNVWISNKTAKQFSLHSAKWFAGAFTLRQRMLNFVQNIQYYMMFEVMEPTWHILEKNLKLASNIDDVLSHHTSFLDNCLKDCMLTNPELLKIFSKLMSVCVMFTNCMQRFTQSMKLDNEMERLTLEHGTMLGPPTEEERAEEAAKKKLTNKLLAEHADSLHLTSGFEATINKFDSNFSTHLLDLLDKLSVYSTNDCEHSMLNIIYRLDFNGFYTERLEHMSAERSRRAPPLLPRLAVPAQ, encoded by the exons atgAGCGAGTTCCGCATCCACCACGACGTGAACGAGCTGCTGAGCCTGCTGCGGGTGCACGGCGGCGAGGGCGCCGAGGTCTACATCGAGCTGCTGCAGAAGAACCGCACGCCCTACGTCACCACCAACGTCTCTGCCCACAGTGCCAAG GTGAAAATAGCAGAGTTTTCTCGAACTCCtgaagattttttaaagaagtatGATGAGCTGAAGTCTAAAAACACAAGACATCTGGATTCTTTAGTTTATCTGCTGTCCAAACTCACCGAAGACAAAGAG ACACTCCACTACCTGcaacaaaatgcaaaagaaagggCAGAACTGGCAGCAAatgcagccaccagcagcagcagcacgaaTTTTTCTATCCCCTCCTCCACTTCCAAGATgtctctgcaggagctggaggagctgcgcAAGCAGCTGGGCAGTGTCACGGCCAGCTCCAGTGCACAGCAG CCTCTCGAGCTTACACGAAAAATCCTCCGGGATAAGCAGAACAAGAAGAATTCTGGTCAGCCCATTCCAGTATTTCCATCCTGGGTGTATGAGAGACCTGCACTTATTGGGGATTTCTTAATTGGCACCAGCCTAAGCACTGACACAACAGTACCAATAG GCACTTTGCCACTGGCTTCCCAGGAATCCATGATTGTGGAGGACTTGCTGTACGTGCTGATTGGTGTGGATGGAAGGTACATCACAGCACAGGCCCTGGTGGGCAGGCAGAACAGAGCCTTCTCACTTGATCCAAACCTGGATTTGTCCATCAAGGAGTTGGTGACCAGGATTCTTCCTGTGGCTGCCAGTTACTCTGCTGTCACCAG GTTTATAGAGGAGAAGTCCTCCTTTGAGTATGGACAGGTAAATcatgctctggctgcagccatGAGGACTCTAATCAAGGAATACATGATATTAATTACCCAGCTGGAGCATCTTCAGAGGCAGGGCCTTCTGTCACTGCAGAAGCTGTGGTTTTACATCCAGCCCACAATGAGGACCCTGGAGATTCTGGCTTCACTGG ctACTTCTGTGGATAAGGGTGAGTGTATGGGAGGATCAACCCTGAGCTTGCTACATGACAAGACTTTCAATTacacaggggacagccaggcccaggagctgtgcctATATTTAACCAAGGCAGCCAGCGTGCCTTACTTTGAAATCCTGGAAAAGTGGATATATAGAGGCATCATTAATGATCCATACAG TGAGTTCATGGTGGAGGAGCACGAGCTGCAGAAGGAGAAGATTCAGGAGGACTATAATGACAAGTACTGGGATCAGAGGTACACTGTTGTCCAGCAGCAGATCCCCTCCTTCCTGCAGAAAATGGCTGACAAAATCCTAAGCACAG ggaaatatttaaatgttgtGAGGGAATGTGGGCGAGATGTCACCTGCCCTGTGGCCAAAGAGGTCATCTACACTTTAAAGGAGAGAGCCTATGTGgaacaaatagaaaaagcatATAACTATGCCAGCAAAGTTCTTCTGGACTTCCtgatggaggagaaggagctggtggCTCACCTAAG ATCTATAAAACACTATTTCCTGATGGATCAAGGGGACTTTTTTGTTCACTTCATGGATCTGACAGAGGAGGAACTGAAGAAGCCTGTGGATGACATCATAACAACGAGGCTGGAGGCTCTGCTGGAATTAGCCCTGAGAATGAGCACAGCCAACACTGATCCCTTCAAGGATGATTTAAAG ATTGACTTGATGCCCCATGACCTCATCACACAGCTGCTGAGGGTGTTGGCCATAGAAACAAAGCAGGAGAAAGCCATCATCagtgcagagcccacagagctCACCCTCAGTGGCCTGGAGGCCTTTTCCTTCGACTACATTGTGAAGTGGCCTCTGTCCCTCATCATAAACAG gAAAGCACTGACAAGGTACCAGATGCTTTTCAGACACATGTTCTACTGCAAGCACGTGGAAAGGCAGCTGTGCAATGTTTGGATCAGCAATAAGACAGCCAAGCAATTCTCCCTGCATTCAGCTAAGTG GTTTGCTGGTGCTTTCACACTGCGGCAGCGGATGCTGAATTTTGTGCAGAATATCCAGTATTACATGATGTTTGAAGTGATGGAGCCAACATGGCACATCCTGGAGAAGAACCTGAAGCTG GCATCCAACATTGACGATGTCCTGAGCCACCACACCAGCTTCCTGGACAACTGCCTGAAGGACTGCATGCTCAccaacccagagctgctcaagATCTTCTCCAAGCTGATGTCTGTGTGTGTCATGTTCACCAACTGcatgcag AGGTTTACCCAGAGCATGAAGCTGGACAATGAGATGGAGAGGCTCACCCTGGAGCATGGCACCATGCTGGGCCCTCCCACCGAGGAGGAGCGTGCTGAGGAGGCTGCCAAGAAGAAGCTGACCAACAAG CTTTTAGCAGAGCATGCTGACAGCCTGCACCTCACATCTGGCTTTGAAGCCACCATCAACAAGTTTGACAGCAATTTCTCCACACATCTGCTGGACCTGCTGGACAAGCTGAGCGTGTACAGCACCAATGACTGCGAGCACAGCATGCTCAACATCATCTACAG
- the ZNF511 gene encoding zinc finger protein 511, whose translation MPPFTFTPRRLQLGPQHPLLEDGDVHRHLYLQGVLTSLEEVAERPKVSEFSCHISGCSQVFDTLEGYEHHYNTLHRNVCSFCKRSFPSGNLLDIHILEWHDSLFQIMAEKQNMYQCLVEGCTEKFRSSKDRKDHLVTVHLYPADFRFDRPKKVKSGSKHTSSPVEQGTSVPMDVSVEMAEQFQGNPMETGPEESMEISQPAASPGPSLPEKRLYKSRIPSTICFGQGATRGFKGPRKKV comes from the exons ATGCCGCCTTTCACCTTCACCCCCCGCCGCCTCCAGCTCGGCCCGCAGCACCCGCTGTTGGAG GATGGGGACGTGCACAGGCACCTCTACCTGCAGGGCGTCCTCACCAGCCTCGAGGAGGTGGCCGAGAGGCCCAA GGTGTCCGAGTTCAGCTGCCACATCTCTGGGTGCAGCCAGGTGTTTGACACGCTGGAGGGCTACGAGCACCACTACAACACCCTGCACAGGAATGTCTGCTCCTTCTGCAAGCGCTCCTTTCCCTCTGGGAATCTCCTGGATATCCACATCTTGGAGTGGCACGACTCCCTCTTCCAGATAATGGCTGAGAAGCAAAACATG TACCAGTGTCTGGTGGAAGGCTGCACGGAGAAGTTCAGGAGCAGCAAGGACAGGAAGGATCACTTGGTGACCGTGCACCTGTATCCTGCTGACTTTCGGTTTGACAGGCCCAAGAAAGTGAAAAG tggCTCCAAGCACACGAGCTCTCCCGTGGAGCAGGGCACCAGCGTGCCCATGGATGTGAGTGTGGAGATGGCAGAGCAATTCCAAGGAAATCCCATGGAAACAGGGCCTGAGGAGAGCATGGAGATCtctcagcctgcagccagccccggCCCCTCTCTGCCAGAGAAAAGGCTCTACAAATCCAG GATCCCATCCACAATTTGTTTTGGACAAGGTGCCACCCGAGGATTTAAAGGACCACGGAAAAAAGTCTGA
- the PRAP1 gene encoding proline-rich acidic protein 1: protein MGLHSVTILLGMALLLLAPGSTQALSSSWWKDLAMQQDLAEESILGVGAPEEGEPGIKVFSSSAWAQRGPPQVQARPEKDGDHLYQPQDDARDASARVPFWMPAPEVQNGPEEDRDHLYHPQDNAREVNARVPFWMPAPKVQNDPEEDLDYIHHG, encoded by the exons ATGGGGCTCCACAGTGTGACCATCCTGCTGGGCATGgccctcctcctgctggcacccGGCAGCACCCAG gctctgagcagctcctggtggaaGGACCTGGCCATGCAGCAGGATTTGGCTGAGGAAAG CATCCTGGGTGTGGGAGCACCAGAGGAGGGTGAACCAGGTATAAAGGTCttctccagcagtgcctgggctcAGAGGGGCCCACCCCAAGTCCAGGCAAGGCCAGAAAAGGATGGTGACCACCTGTACCAGCCCCAAGACGATGCCAGGGATGCCAGTGCCCGTGTGCCATTCTGGATGCCGGCCCCAGAGGTGCAGAATGGCCCAGAGGAGGATCGTGACCACCTGTACCACCCCCAGGACAATGCCAGGGAGGTCAATGCCCGTGTGCCATTCTGGATGCCAGCCCCAAAGGTGCAGAATGACCCAGAGGAGGATCTTGACTACATCCACCATGGCTGA
- the ECHS1 gene encoding enoyl-CoA hydratase, mitochondrial, with protein sequence MAAALRALLRPAAAAAATALPRARLPPPLRAPRGARGCSAGAAFQYLLVQKTGALKNVGLIQLNRPQALNALCEGLMAELGRALEAMESDPNVGAIILTGSQKAFAAGADIKEMQKKTFQECYSGGFLAGWNKVAMVRKPIIAAVNGYALGGGCELAMMCDIIYAGEKAQFGQPEILLGTIPGAGGTQRLTRAVGKSLAMEMVLTGDQISAQEAKEAGLVSKVYPVEKLLDAAIACAEKIARNSKLVAAMAKESVNAAFETTLTEGNRTEKRLFYATFATRDREEGMTAFVEKRKAKFTDS encoded by the exons ATGGCCGCCGCGCTGCGAGCGCTCCTGCggcccgctgccgccgccgccgccactgCGCTGCCCCGAGCgcgcctcccgccgccgctccgcgccCCCCGCGGCGCTCGGGGCTGCAGCGCCG GGGCTGCGTTCCAGTACCTGCTGGTACAGAAGACGGGGGCACTGAAGAACGTGGGGCTGATCCAGTTGAACCGGCCGCAGGCGCTCAATGCGCTCTGCGAGGGACTGATGGCGGAGCTGGGGCGGGCCCTGGAGGCCATGGAGAGCGACCCGAACGTGGGAGCCATCATCCTCACCGGCAGCCAGAAAGCCTTTGCAG CTGGCGCAGACATCAAGgagatgcagaaaaaaaccttccAGGAGTGCTACAGCGGTGGCTTCCTGGCCGGCTGGAACAAGGTCGCCATGGTCCGCAAACCCATCATCGCCGCCGTCAATGGCTACGCC TTGGGAGGCGGCTGCGAGCTGGCCATGATGTGCGACATCATCTACGCCGGGGAGAAGGCACAGTTCGGGCAACCCGAAATCCTGCTGGGAACCatcccag GTGCTGGCGGCACGCAGAGGCTGACCAGGGCAGTGGGGAAGTCGCTGGCAATGGAGATGGTGCTCACCGGGGACCAGATTTCAGCACAGGAGGCAAAGGAGGCAG GTCTGGTCAGcaaggtctaccctgtggagaagctgctggatgcagCCATTGCCTGCGCTGAGAAAATCGCCAGGAACTCCAAGCTGGTGGCTGCCATGGCAAAGGAGTCAGTCAATGCTG CCTTTGAAACGACGCTGACAGAGGGGAACAGGACAGAGAAGCGCCTCTTCTACGCCACCTTTGCCACC CGTGACCGCGAGGAGGGGATGACGGCATTCGTGGAGAAGCGCAAGGCCAAGTTCACCGACAGCTGA
- the SPRN gene encoding shadow of prion protein, with protein MRRSAAACWALVLLAATFCDTVAGKGGRGGARGAARGAARGAARSRPRAAVPRYGSAGAALRVAGAAAAGAAAGVAAGAALRRARLSGELQAGDGVEYRDGNWTAAASAWTSAAPAGSPPSRALPWLCPLAALLRR; from the coding sequence ATGCGGCGGAGCGCGGCGGCGTGCTGGgcgctggtgctgctggccgCCACCTTCTGCGACACGGTGGCCGGCAAGGGTGGGCGCGGCGGTGCCCGCGGGGCGGCCcgcggcgcggcgcggggggCGGCCCGCAGCCGGCCGAGGGCGGCCGTGCCCAGGTACGGCTCTGCCGGGGCTGCCCTGCGCgtggcgggggcggcggcggcgggagcggcggccggcgtggcggcgggggcggccctGCGCCGGGCCCGGCTGTCCGGAGAGCTGCAAGCGGGAGACGGCGTCGAGTACCGCGACGGCAACTGGACGGCGGCCGCCAGCGCCTGGACCTCCGCCGCGCCGGCCGGGAGCCCACCGAGCCGGgcgctgccctggctctgcccgcTGGCGGCCCTCCTCCGCCGCTGA
- the MTG1 gene encoding mitochondrial ribosome-associated GTPase 1 gives MRAWAALRAAGTAPGAFRERFEFGGRDVASWFPRHMAKGLRQMRLALRRADCLVEVHDARIPLSGRNPALQEALGIRPHVLVLNKMDLADPRRQPEVLEQLRQQGCSHVVFTDCQRDVNVKKVVPMVARLVADGPRYHRTESSEHNILVIGVPNVGKSSLINSLRRLYLKKGKATAVGGEPGITKAVLSRIQVCEKPLMYLVDTPGVLPPRLGDVEMGMKLALCGAIRDHLVGEDIMADYLLYTLNKQQQFRYVQRYGLGQPCDHIEPLLKHVALSQGRTQKVKVLTGTGNVNMMMLNYPAAAYEFLRDFRAGRLGRLTLD, from the exons ATGCGGGCGTGGGCAGCGCTGAGGGCGGCGGGGACGGCGCCGGGAGCGTTCCGGGAGCGCTTCGAGTTCGGCGGCCGCGATGTGGCCTCGTGGTTCCCGCGGCACATGGCCAAAG GCCTGCGGCAGATGCGCCTGGCGCTGCGCCGCGCCGACTGCCTCGTGGAGGTGCACGACGCTCGAAT TCCGCTGTCGGGCCGTAACCCCGCGCTGCAGGAGGCGCTGGGCATCCGCCCTCACGTCCTGGTGCTGAACAAGATGGATCTGGCTGATCCCCGGCGGCAGCCG GAGGTtttggagcagctgaggcagcagggATGCTCGCACGTAGTCTTCACTGACTGCCAGCGGGATGTCAATGTCAAGAAG gtTGTCCCCATGGTTGCCAGGCTGGTGGCCGATGGTCCACGCTACCACAGGACCGAG AGCTCCGAGCACAACATCCTGGTGATCGGCGTGCCCAACGTGGGCAAGTCCTCGCTCATCAACTCCCTGCGGAGGCTGTACCTCAAGAAGG GCAAAGCCACTGCGGTGGGGGGAGAGCCAGGGATCACCAAGGCAGTGCTGTCCAGGATCCAG GTGTGTGAGAAGCCCCTGATGTACCTGGTGGACACCCCCGGCGTGCTGCCCCCCCGGCTGGGGGATGTGGAGATGGGCATGAAGCTGGCGCTGTGTG GAGCCATCCGTGACCACCTGGTGGGGGAGGACATCATGGCTGACTACCTGCTGTACACCCTgaacaagcagcagcagttcag GTACGTGCAGCGCTAcgggctgggccagccctgcgACCACATCGAGCCCCTGCTCAAGCACGTGGCCCTCAGCCAGGGCCGCACGCAGAAGGTGAAGGTGCTCACAGGCACAG GGAATGTCAACATGATGATGCTCAACTACCCAGCTGCTGCCTACGAGTTCCTGCGGGACTTCCGAGCAGGACGCCTGGGCAGGCTGACACTGGACTGA